A window of Nocardiopsis sp. Huas11 genomic DNA:
CCGTGGGGGTCTGGCTCCTGGCGCGTTCGCGGCGCGCGGTCTCCGCCCGGGGCGAGAGCGCCTCCCGCACGACACCGCTCGACGAGGGCGTCACCGCCCGGAGCTGGTTCGCCGCCTCCCTCCTCGGCTTCGTCGCCGTGATCGGCGGCGGCATCCTCGTCCTGTTCGCCCTGGGCGCCCCCGAGGTCCTCCTCCTGCCCTCGTTCCTGGTCGCCGCGGTGCTCGCCGCGGTCGTGGCGGGCGACCTGACGGCCAATCTGCTGCTCCGGTTCCGGGCCCGTACCTACCGGGCCGAACTGCGCCCGCGCGGGGTGGCCACGGTGCTGCCCGCGAGCCGTGCCGTCGGCGTCCTCGTGCTCTGCGCGGCGGTGACCTGCGCCGGTTTCGCGATCGCCGTGGGCGAGTACCGCATGACCGTGATCGCCGCGTGCGCCCCCTACCGCGACCTCGCGCTCTCCGATTGGGCCGACACCGTCGGACTGGGCATGATCGGCGTCGCCGCGCTCGTGACCACGGCTCTGGGCGCGGTCGGCGTGCTGGTCGCCGCCGCCCGGCCCGCCATCGCCTCCCTGGAGCCCGCACGGGACCTGGCTCTGCGCCGCCTCTCCACCGCACGGACGGTGTGCGCGGTCGTGGGCGCCCAGATCGTGCTCGCGGGCGACCTGATTCCGGCGACCGTCTACGCGATCCGGCCCACCGATCCCAGGGAGTGCTCGCCGACGCACAGCAGCCTCTACACCCAGCCGGGCTGGCTCCCCGACGGTGGCCACCCGGGTGCGCTGCTGCTCCTCGGCGGCCTGGCCGTGTCCCTCGGCGGATGCCTGGTGTGGGCCATCGCGACCTGGCGGTCCACGGTCCGCGCGCTCGCCCCCTTCGCCGAGGCACCCGCCCGCGAGCCCGCCGGCACGCCGGACGGCCGCTGACCACCCCGAACCGAAGGGAACCCCGACATGTCGGCCCTCACACCCGATCTGGTCACCGACCAGGCGCGCTCGTGGATCGGCGGCCTGCTGCCCTGGATCATCATCGTGTCCGCGCTGCTCGCCACGGTGCTGCCCGCACTGCGCCCGCGGGGCGGCCGCGCCTTCGCGCGCTCCTTCGGGGCCGTACCGGCCCTGGGCACGATCGGCACCGTCGTCATCGCCGTCGCAGTGTTCGCCTACCGCGTGGACTGGGCGATCATCACCCTGTTCCTGGTGGCCGTCGCGATGGGCGTCGCCGCGTCCGTCCGTGCCGTCCGCAAGGCGTCCCTGCGCGAGGAGGTCCTGCCCGCCCCGACCGACCAGGAGACGCTCCTGCGCAAGTGGTGCACCGCGTCCCTCCTGGGCTTCCTGGCCACGGCGGTGGCGGCGACGGCGACGGCCGTCCTGATCGTCCTCGGCGAGCACGACCGCCGGTACACGCTGGAGGCCTCGGTCCACGTCGTGGCCCTGCTGGGCGCGGTCGTGGTCGGCGACCTCGCGGCCAACCTGCTGCTCAGGGTCAGGTCGCGCACGTACCAGGCCGAACTGCGTCCACGCGGTGTGACGACCGTGGTCTCGCGCGGAACCGTCGCCGGCGTCCTCATCCTCACCGCCGCCGTGTCCGTGGGGGCGGTCGCCGTCAACATCGGCGAACAGGTCATGGCCCACGCGGCCGAGTGCCCGCCGGTGCGCTACCTCGGGCTCTCCGAGATCCGGGACGTCCTCGGGATCGGTCAGCTCGGACTGGTCGGGCTCGTGGTCACGGCCCTGGGCGCGATCGGCGTCCTGGTGGCGGCCGGACGTCCCGCCATCGGCTCGCTCTCCCCCGCCTCGGACCGGGCCCTGCGCCGGCTCTCGGCGGCCCGTACCGTGTTCGCCGTCGTCGGTGCCCAGATCGTCCTCGCGGGCGACCTGGTACCGGGCACCGCCTACGCCTTCCTTCCCGTCGATCCGAGGTGCCACGTGGACTACGACTTCGGCCACCTGCCGCCGAACTGGCTCCCGGGCCCCTACCAGCCCGGTGCCGTACTCGCCCTGACCGGCATGGCCGTGTCCGTCGCGGGGTGCGCCGTGTGGGCGGCCGCGACGTGGAGGGCCTCCACCCGTGCCCTCGTCTCCTTGGCCGAGGCCTCTCCCACGAGCTCGCCCGCGGCCTCCGCCGCGGGCACCGGCGGGGCGGACCGCGACGAGCGGGACCCCCGATGATCATCGAGGTGGAGCCGCGGGGACCACTCCCGCCCTACGAGCAGATCCGCAGACAGATCCTCGCCCTGGTCGTGTCCGGCGAGCTGGCGCCCGGAGCCCGCCTGCCGACCATCCGACAACTCTCCGGGGACCTCAACGTGGCACCCAACACCGTGGCACGGGCGTTCCGGGAACTGGAGGCCGTCGGCGTGCTCTCCAGCCGCAGGCGCCACGGGACCTCGGTCACCGACGACGCCCGTGAGCACGCGCGCGCGGCGCTCTCCGGCGCCGCTCCCCCGCCCGCCGCGGGCACGGCGCCACCGACGCGGCCGCCGGACCTGGAGGAGGCCGCGCGCGCGTTCACCGCTCACGCGCACGGCCTGGGACACGGCCTGGACGAAGCACTCGAAGCCGTCCGCAGGAGCTGGTGACAGCACTGTGGGCCCTGGCGACGGCCGGGGCCCACAGTGGCGTCATAAGGACGAGCCCTACTCGGTGGGGCCCTCCAGGCGCGCCAGCTCCTCGTCCACCACGGACGGGTCGAGCTTGGTGAACAGCGGCTGCGGGCGGTCGAGCGGCGTGCCCGGCACGATCGGGATCGACTCCCAGCGGGCCTCGTTGTCGGCGTACTC
This region includes:
- a CDS encoding GntR family transcriptional regulator produces the protein MIIEVEPRGPLPPYEQIRRQILALVVSGELAPGARLPTIRQLSGDLNVAPNTVARAFRELEAVGVLSSRRRHGTSVTDDAREHARAALSGAAPPPAAGTAPPTRPPDLEEAARAFTAHAHGLGHGLDEALEAVRRSW